Genomic DNA from Pelosinus sp. UFO1:
TGAATCCACCTTCCTGTGGCTTATGCTGTGGCAGGAGCGGTGGTATTGTGTCAGATGGGGAAAAAGTCATTGCAACGAATAACCGAAACTTCTTAGGCAGGATGGGCAGTCCTAAGTCAGAAATCTTTCTTGCCTCCCCTGCAACTGTTGCTGCTGCTGTATTAGAAGGTAAAATTGTCGATCCAAGAAAGTATTTATAACTACGAAAAAAGCACTAGCGGCCGTTTTATTGGCAACTAGTGCTTCCTTATTGCGATAGAGAGTATAGGTTTTAGAATAGAGCGAGAAAAGAATGATTTAACCACAGAGGCGCAGAGTTCACGGAGGGGAATTTTTTAACCCTATCTATTTTCCTCTGTGCCCTCTATGTCTCTGTGGTTAAAAAATGTGTAAATTTTTCTTCTTACTTTCTACTAAAGGCAATGTCTTTTACTACTTCGCCAGCGATGATTAGGCCAGCAACGGATGGCACGAAAGAGATACTACCAGGGATTTGACGGCGAATAGTACATTTTCGGGTAGTGCCTGAGGGGCAGATACAACCTGTTGTACAGCTTGACCCTTCCGTTTCTTTTGGGGTTATTGGTATTTCCTTTGAATAGACCACCTTTAAGGAAGGAATCCCACGCTTTTTTAATTCTTTACGCATTACTTTGGCTAAGGGGCATACTGAAGTTTTGTAAATATCCGCTACTTCAAATTGTGTTGGGTCTAGTTTATTACCGGCTCCCATGCAGCTTATAATGGGGATGTTTTTCGCATTGGCCTTTTGAATTAAATCAATTTTTCCTGTTACTGTATCAATGGCATCTACGATATAGTCATAGTCATCAAAAATTAATTCATCGGCAGTATCGGGCATATAAAATTTTTGTAAGGTCGTTACTTCTACGTCAGGATTAATTTCTAAGATTCGTTCTTTCATAACCTCAACTTTGGCCTTGCCCACAGTTTTGCGGGTTGCAAGTAATTGACGGTTAATGTTGGTTAAGCAAACGCAGTCGTCATCAATGAGGACTAGCTTGCCCACACCTGAACGAACCAATCCTTCCACAGTATAAGATCCTACACCGCCAATGCCAAAAACAGCTACTTTACTGTTCTTTAATCTTTCTAATGCTTCCTCCCCGATTAATAATTCAGTTCGAGAAAATTGATGTAACATCTTGTCACCTATTCCTATTCAATATTTTATCGGATGAGCTGTATGACGAATTCAGTCCAGCCCACTCTCCTTAGGCTTTGTATCTGCAAAATTTGTCCTAGATTCGTTGATTTGTAATCTAGAATAAAGGCAATTCAACTCACCAAATCTTATCAAAAATACGTATAAAATTCAACTGTATCTTATATTAAAACTCATTCTTTTAAGGTTATTACTTTCATACAAGGAAATAGTCGTTTTCATATGGAATATAAATAGGAGTAAAAATATGTAAGAATTGTCCTGTAAGAAAATCAATTGAAAAAGGAGTAATTCCTATGAAAAAAATAGCAATTATGATTGTATCCCTCTTATTATTTTGTCCATCCTTTCTATGGGCTATGTCCGAAGTCTCACAAAATGAGCCAATCATTAGAATTGACAGCAATCATGAATTACAGCTTCCTAAAAATTTTAGAACAACAAGTAATCTAGAGAATTTTAAGGATAACATACCTTCGATCATGGGGCTTATAGAGCTGCATGAATCAGGGAGCTCTCAATTTTCAGAAAAAGAATTTACTCAAGTTTTGGGTAAAATATCTGGGAAAATTATTGTTGTTGACTTACGGCAAGAATCTCATGGATTTTTAGATGGCACAGCTGTAAGCTGGTATGGGAAACGAAATTGGGCAAATGTTGGTAAAAGTCTAGGGGAAATTGAAAAAGATGAACAAGAACGATTGCGATCATCACTAACTACTCCCATTAACATAGCACCTTTTACTGCAAACGAGGGAAAAATCAACAATGCATTTACGGAAGCTCAACTTGTTTCTTCTTATGGAGTACAATATTTTCGTATTCCTGTTACGGATCATATGCCGCCTAGTAATGAAAATGTAGATCAATTTATTCAATTTTATAAGAGCTTACCTCAGGATGTTTGGCTTCATTTTCACTGTCATGCTGGCCATGGTCGAACGACTACTTTTATGGCGATGTATGATATTTTGCGAAATGGAAAAAAGGTTAGCTTTGAAGATATCATGATGCGCCAAGCTTTATTAGGTAATATGGATCTTCGGGAAATACCATCATCTAAAAAAGCATGGGAACGGAAACTTTATGAAGATCGAGCGCTCTTTATTAAGCAGTTTTATGATTATGTAACTCAATCAAATGATGATCTCCCCGTAATGTGGTCTGAGTGGATTGGGCAGCATCAATAAGTAGTCCTTAGAACAAATTGAAATTTGGAATTAAAGGAGCTATTCATGAACAATAAGGGGCTAGAAGCAAAGCAATTTAGTAATACACCAATTACAATTTTATTAGTTTTGCTATATGTAATTGTTGCTATGAGTGATAACTTTAAAGGAATCTTTGTGCCCTTTTTTAAAGAAGATTTTGGGCTTAATAATACGGAAATTGGCTATATGTTAACAGCAGGTCTGTTGGCATATGCAGTCTTTCAGTATATTGGCGGAATCTTTATTGAAAAAATTGGCTATAAGAAAGTCATTGCTCTTGGCTTTTTAATTGGTATGGCTTCCTTATTACTTTTAATTACCTGTAAAACCTACCTAGTATTAATTCTTGGCTTATTTGGTTTAAATATTGGCATGGCCATGTTTAATGTAGGGGTAAATACCTTAGGGCCAGTCCTTACCGTTGCCTCAACCGCCGTACTGATGAATTTCGTAAACTTTTCTTATGGAGCTAGTAACACTGTAATCCAAAAAGTCGTTGGTAATCTTTTATCAAAAGGAGTAGAGTGGACTCAATTCTATGTTTTTATGCTGTTTTGTTCTGGGGTTTTATTTGTATATTTGCTACTAATAAAAATACCCTATGCACCCAAAAGTGAAAAAGCAAATTATAATAAAATGGATTTGCTTAAAAATAAAATGCTTTATCTTTATATTATCGCTTTAGGTTTTTACCTTGCCTCTGAATACGGGATAGGAAATTGGTTTGTTACTTACATGGGAGATGAGTTCAAATTAGACGCCGATAGGAGGGCGCTGTACGCAGCCTTATTCTTTGGGTCTGAAACAGTGGGAAGATTATTTGGTGGATATATCGTTGATCGATTAGGAACTTTTAAGAGTATGCTACTCTATGGATGTTTTGCTACCGTATTTTCTACCGTCGGTATTTTATTAGGCGAAGCGGGGCTCATCATTTTCTCTATCGCAGGGTTATTTTATTCTATAATCTATCCTACGATTATAATGACGGCACATACAGTTTTTAAGGAAGCTGCATCCTATGCCACAGGGCTAATTTTGATGTGTGCAACCCTTATTGCTATGGTCGTTAATATGCTTATGGGTATAGCAAACGATGTAATAGGTGTTTATTATTCTTATTATAGTATAGCTATTTGTATAGCAATCACTACGTTATCGATTTTATTTATTAAGGGCAAAGTAGAAACTGTAGAGGTAAAGGTAGGAGAGATAATCTAATGGGTGTACAATTTTATCGTGATAAGGATTTGCCATATTTTGAATTAAAACAATGTGATACAAGTCAACTTTCCTATAAAAAACATGCTCATGAAGAATACTCCCTTGGAATTGTGGATAAAGGGAAGAGTTCTTTTTGGTATGAAGGAAGGTCCGAAGAGGTATCTCCCCGAACAATTGTCTTTATACCACCTGACTTAGTTCACTCCTGCAATCCACAACATGAAGAGCAATGGAAGTATAACATGTTATTTATTAATGCTACATGGATTGATAGATTTATGAATAGTGAGGCAAAAGATTTATACCAATATCCAGTTGTAAAGAATATTTCAGATCCTGAAATATTTAGCATGACGAATAAAATGATAGAGAATTTAGTTCAGAATGCAAGCCCCCTAGAGAAAGAAGAAAGTATTATCGCTATTTTTGAAAAAATCGTTAGTCAAATCGATCCAGTAGATAAAGGAAGATGTAAGAAGGAATTACCTAAATTGCAAATCATTAAAGAGTATTTGCAAAGTAATTTCTTCGATAAAATTACTTTGGATCTGTTAGAACAAGTATCAGGAGTTAATAAATTTCATATCATTCGCCTATTTAAAGAAGAATTTGGTATTCCCCCTCATATGTATCAAACCCTATTAAGAATTAATTATGCAAAAAAACAACTACGTAAACAACGACAAATAACAGACGTAGCATTAGAAGCTGGATTTTATGACCAAAGTCATTTTATTAAAGTTTTCAAAAGCCATACGGGAATCACTCCTGATCGATACGAAAAATTAATATAATTGCCAATTGATACTAATAAATTTGATTTTGATAGTATCAATTTTTTACAATACGCCTAGATTTTTCTTTGTTATGATAAAGAAAAACAGGAGGGCGTTATGAAAGAACAAATTTTATGGTACCAGAGAGGGATTGGTTTTTGTACTCAAAAACAAGTAATAGCCAATTTAGTGATGGCTATGGTAGTGGTATTGTGGGGCATTTCATTTGTAAGTATAAAAATAGCAGTAACTGAAATTCCGCCGACTACGATGGCCTTATTGCGTTTTACTATTGCTTCCTTACTTCTTGGCATTCTGCTGAAAAAAGTAGAACCAAGGGCAACCGTAGCTAATGTAGATCTGCCTAAAATGATAGTAGGTGGAATTCTGGGTATCACGTGTTATTTTTATTTTGAAAATATGGGTGTTAAGTTGTCGACCGCTGTGAACGCATCCCTCATCGTAACCGTCATCCCGATTATTGCAATCAGTTTAGATGTGTTATTTTTTCACAGTAAAATAACTGGGTTAAAGCTTTTGGCAGTTGGTATCGCGTTAATAGGCACTTATTTGTCAGTAACGGCAAATGGGAAAATTGAATTTAACTCTATAAATTTCAAGGGGAATATGCTCATGATTGGTGCGATGGTATCTTGGGCACTTTACACTTTGCTCAATAAATCTTTGCAAGGTAAGTATTCAGGAGTATGCATGATAACCTATCAAACCAGTTTTGGAACATTATGTTTGCTGCCCTTAGCTCTCTTAGAATATCAAGAGTGGAGAATGTTTTCTTTAGTGGCATTTTGGCATATTTTATTCCTTGCCGTCTGTTGTTCTGTTGGTTGTTATCTGTTATATATGTATGTCTTAAAGCATTTAGATGTTGCCATTACAACGATCTATCTGAATGCAGTACCTATTATCGGAGTACTAAGTGGTCAATATTTTTTAAATGAGAGTGTATTTCCTATTCAACTTGTAGGTGGAATACTAACAGTCATAGCCATATTGGCAATTAATATAGATATGATAATGCAGAGGAAAGAAATTTAGATCTCTAAAGTGAAAAAACAGCCCACTCTTTTTTAGAGGGGCTTTTTTGTTATTGGATAACAATAAATAGATGTAACAGTATTTTTGTGCTAAAATAAGAAAACTTATGCAATAAATAGTGTTTATATCCGTCATATAAATAGTGAAGAAAATTATCAGTAGGTGTGACTGCCTGGGTGAAATTAATAGTTAGCTATTTTAAAATGGAGAAGCTTACATATGGATGAAGAACAAAAATACCTTAGTAAAAAGATTGAACATGAGCGAACAAAATTCATACAATATGTACGCCGCAAAGTAACAGGGATATCACAAATGGATGCTGAGGATATTGTCGCTGATGTCATCTTTAATATATATAACAAAGTAGATTTTCAGCATCATATAGAAAATCTTATTGCATATATGTATCGCTCGATTAGAAATAAAATTGTGGATCATCTTCGTCAATCTCGGCCAGTTTTGTCACTGGATAAGATCGATGAGTCCACAGGTATGTCCTGGGTGGAAAATATGATTGATCCCAATGGAGATATTGAGATTAATTTACAAAAAAAAGAATTTCGTGAATATTTGTTTGCTGCACTGATGAAATTAGAACCTAGACAGCGAGCGATTTGGATGGCGACGGAAATAGAAGGTTATACATTTAAAGAACTTTCAAAAAAATGGGGCGAACCAATTGGGACGTTATTGTCACGCAAGAGCAGAGCAACAAAATCACTCAAGTGTATGCTTAAGGATTTATAATTTTAAGGAGGCTTTTATATGAAAGGAAATTATGATCAATGCAAATCCAAGGGTAAGATTATTCTTATTCATGTTGTTGTAGGCATTCTTATGGCCCTGGGATTT
This window encodes:
- a CDS encoding RNA polymerase sigma factor codes for the protein MDEEQKYLSKKIEHERTKFIQYVRRKVTGISQMDAEDIVADVIFNIYNKVDFQHHIENLIAYMYRSIRNKIVDHLRQSRPVLSLDKIDESTGMSWVENMIDPNGDIEINLQKKEFREYLFAALMKLEPRQRAIWMATEIEGYTFKELSKKWGEPIGTLLSRKSRATKSLKCMLKDL
- a CDS encoding AraC family transcriptional regulator, with product MGVQFYRDKDLPYFELKQCDTSQLSYKKHAHEEYSLGIVDKGKSSFWYEGRSEEVSPRTIVFIPPDLVHSCNPQHEEQWKYNMLFINATWIDRFMNSEAKDLYQYPVVKNISDPEIFSMTNKMIENLVQNASPLEKEESIIAIFEKIVSQIDPVDKGRCKKELPKLQIIKEYLQSNFFDKITLDLLEQVSGVNKFHIIRLFKEEFGIPPHMYQTLLRINYAKKQLRKQRQITDVALEAGFYDQSHFIKVFKSHTGITPDRYEKLI
- a CDS encoding ThiF family adenylyltransferase; translated protein: MLHQFSRTELLIGEEALERLKNSKVAVFGIGGVGSYTVEGLVRSGVGKLVLIDDDCVCLTNINRQLLATRKTVGKAKVEVMKERILEINPDVEVTTLQKFYMPDTADELIFDDYDYIVDAIDTVTGKIDLIQKANAKNIPIISCMGAGNKLDPTQFEVADIYKTSVCPLAKVMRKELKKRGIPSLKVVYSKEIPITPKETEGSSCTTGCICPSGTTRKCTIRRQIPGSISFVPSVAGLIIAGEVVKDIAFSRK
- a CDS encoding DMT family transporter, coding for MKEQILWYQRGIGFCTQKQVIANLVMAMVVVLWGISFVSIKIAVTEIPPTTMALLRFTIASLLLGILLKKVEPRATVANVDLPKMIVGGILGITCYFYFENMGVKLSTAVNASLIVTVIPIIAISLDVLFFHSKITGLKLLAVGIALIGTYLSVTANGKIEFNSINFKGNMLMIGAMVSWALYTLLNKSLQGKYSGVCMITYQTSFGTLCLLPLALLEYQEWRMFSLVAFWHILFLAVCCSVGCYLLYMYVLKHLDVAITTIYLNAVPIIGVLSGQYFLNESVFPIQLVGGILTVIAILAINIDMIMQRKEI
- a CDS encoding sugar MFS transporter, whose product is MNNKGLEAKQFSNTPITILLVLLYVIVAMSDNFKGIFVPFFKEDFGLNNTEIGYMLTAGLLAYAVFQYIGGIFIEKIGYKKVIALGFLIGMASLLLLITCKTYLVLILGLFGLNIGMAMFNVGVNTLGPVLTVASTAVLMNFVNFSYGASNTVIQKVVGNLLSKGVEWTQFYVFMLFCSGVLFVYLLLIKIPYAPKSEKANYNKMDLLKNKMLYLYIIALGFYLASEYGIGNWFVTYMGDEFKLDADRRALYAALFFGSETVGRLFGGYIVDRLGTFKSMLLYGCFATVFSTVGILLGEAGLIIFSIAGLFYSIIYPTIIMTAHTVFKEAASYATGLILMCATLIAMVVNMLMGIANDVIGVYYSYYSIAICIAITTLSILFIKGKVETVEVKVGEII